In Brassica napus cultivar Da-Ae chromosome A3, Da-Ae, whole genome shotgun sequence, the sequence TGCCTCGGATTCTTATTGTTTCTGTGCTTGCACCAAAGCACTCGGGAGCTTCGGGAATCGAGCTTATTgccaaatatatattatttaaataatatactaTGCCATAGTAGGGACACACTACCTTGCTCACCAAGCCAGAGACACATTTTTTCCcgtaaagataaaaaaaaaaactaaacaaaaagttGAGGGTGAGAGTTCACATTAACCACATTATACTGAAAAGATATGCGACAGAAAGGGATAATGGACAGTAATTTGACGAACGGGCCATATAAGTTATAGACAATGACGATGATAATATTTGACGAGTGGGCCAAATAAAGAAAGGTTTCACGATTCAAAAGTAACCCCCGgtacaatttttgtttttaacggtCAAACACAGAGTCAAcgttacaaaaatatgactaATACCTCTCTTTCTTCCTAACAAGTTCAAAACATAACACCTGAGTCTCTTTTGACACTTGAAAAGAAGCTTATAATGAGATCCATGgtcttcttattatttttttacttggTAAACAAGAAAAAAGGATCAGCTAATCTCCGTAAAGAACCTTGCGTGGATCAAGCTGTCCGCTGCAGTAGCTCGATGAGACGATGGAGAGTTCTTGTCTGCCTTTCCACTCTTCACCAGGCTTTAACAAAACCTGAGGTTCTATAGCTCCAGAATCTACACACAGCATCGTCATGTAATCTTCATCCCCCATATCAGCTATACTCTTTGCCTTTTTGTCCCAAGGGTTCCACACAACTGCTCGAGTTTTCCattaaaaaacaaatctcaaacAAAGGTCCAAGAACACATAAAACAttggtatcttttttttttaatctgttaCAATGCGCATACCTGCATTAGGCATGCCTTCCTTTCGCAGTTCGATGGTTCTCTTCCGCTCATGGTCAATGACAGCAATCTTCGTTGGTGTGTTCAAGTACACTCTATCAATCTGCAATCCCACTTACTCTCTATATTACAACAAGCTTGTGGGAGTGTAAAAAGCGTAATGGGGAAATAATGGCTGATACTTACCTCGCCGTCAAAGGTGATTGCGTCTGCTTGCTCGGTGAATCTTTCTTTACCCTTCAAGTTGTCTAGATAATCAAGTGTCTCCAGACCCTCAACCCGTACTTCACTGAGAATTCAATACCCCCCACACATGAATTGTTACTACTACTACTCAAAGAGAAGAAGGAAGCAATATTGaagtagaggaagaagaaatttgAAAGGCAAACCTTATGTCAGACACATGTAAGTAGTTTCGAAGAGCAAACATGAAAGAGAATGGCTTTGAGTCAATGTTCCTCACACGAGGGATCACAGTAAGTTTCCCAAGGCTGATAGAGATGCGAACACGGAGTTCAAAGCTGCACAAATACAGACAAAACATCCAAACCGTACAAGAAAATTAGCAACTAAGAAAAAGATGTGGGTGCAAGTTATAGATCTGTCTCCTCCACAAACCTGTGAGGCCAGATCTTGAGGTCATCCTCGGTGGACTTCAAAATGAGATCAACAGATGATTGTTTGTTAGCCGGAGGCAGAGGGGAAGGGTCGTCATCAAGTGCCCAGAATCTGTTGCGCGCAAACCCATGTCGCTCAAGTCCGCCAAAGTTTCCAAACTGCATAAGATGGCAACAGTAGTCTTGATGgtggtaacaaaaaaaaaagagaagattataagtatatattaaaagTGATGCGAGATGCCAAACCTGAGGAAAGCAAACAGGTATTCCTCCTCTAATGATCTTGGGAGGCAAATACTGAGCCTATATGAGAC encodes:
- the LOC106438891 gene encoding putative glucose-6-phosphate 1-epimerase, with product MPLNFGNDVDGSSRILLNEPRGSTAQVLLFGGQVISWKNERREELLFMSSKAQYLPPKIIRGGIPVCFPQFGNFGGLERHGFARNRFWALDDDPSPLPPANKQSSVDLILKSTEDDLKIWPHSFELRVRISISLGKLTVIPRVRNIDSKPFSFMFALRNYLHVSDISEVRVEGLETLDYLDNLKGKERFTEQADAITFDGEIDRVYLNTPTKIAVIDHERKRTIELRKEGMPNAVVWNPWDKKAKSIADMGDEDYMTMLCVDSGAIEPQVLLKPGEEWKGRQELSIVSSSYCSGQLDPRKVLYGD